The genomic interval AAAGAGCAATTAAAGACAGGAATAAGTATATAGATGAAAATTTGAATTTCATGATTTTGTAATAAAAAATAATTGTTTAGATAAGTACACCCAACGTAACAGATTGTTTTTAAATCAGTTGGATTGAATGATAAATAAGCGCTATTTTCCTGAAAAAGGAAACGTTAACGCAAACCAGTAAGTTAAAGGAAATAATTAAACGAGAGGAGGATGGAAAATATCCTGTATGTGGTTGAAAGATCTGAAAGCGGTATTAAAATTGAATTTAACCGGTTCCAACGTGATAAATACGTATTCAGATTTGTTGAGATCAGAACCGACAAGTGCTGATAAATCTGTCGCGGAAGAAAAAAGTTTGGTGAGATAATCACTTTCTGCTTGTTTTTCTTCCTGTTTTTTAGCTTCCGCTAACCTTTTTGCGAGATAACATTTTCCGTTACAATTCATCATCGGACGATTGCGGTTTACGCAGAGATTGGCAACAATGTAATCCCGGCGAATTTCAAAATCCAGATACAACAAAGGTATCACCCATACTTTTACAAGCATAAGGCTCAGCAGACTGAGAGATATCAATTGTTTGACCGAACTTTTCACAATAGTCTTAACGAATAGAATACAGATAAATGTATTTCGGGGCAAAGGTATATACCGAATCAATACGGCTGACGAAATTTTGAAAATTTATCGGGTTCCAGACAAGAATTCAAAATCATATACTTTTACCATTTGATACCTTAACCCTAATTCCGTTTAGGTTTCGCTATTTTTGTTAAAACACCCTTTTTATGATGCCAACTGCCACACAAACAATTTATACAGAAACTGAGTACTTCCAAATGGAAGAAAAAGCCGTTTATAAAAGTGAATATTTCCGGGGAGAGATATTTATGATGGCAGGCGGCACACCAAATCATAATCGTATTAAAGAAAATGTATCTATTGAAATTGGTATTATTTTAAAAAGAAGGAAAAGCTGCCGCAGTTACTCAAGTGATCAGCGTATTCACATTCCTGAAAATTCTCTTTACACTTATCCGGATATTGCAGTGATATGCGGACCGAATAAATACTCAGAAAAGGACAAAAATACAATCATAAACCCTACTGTCATTATTGAAGTTGTTTTTGACAGCACAGGAGCTTATGATCGGGGGGATAAATTTCGCCATTATCGGGATATTGAAAGTTTGCAGGAATATATTCTCGTAAACTCAATAAATGTGGGCGTTGAAATTTACAGACGAACAGAAGATAATCATTGGCTATTGGCAGAATCAGCCTACAAACTATCCGATACTACAACTATTCAATCTATCGAAGCATCCCTTCTTTTGTCTGATTTATACGACGGTACCGAAAATGTAAAAGAAGGATGGATTACGCGTGAAGCGTAATTTTTCTATCTTTGCCCCTTAAACAATAAGCCGGGCCTTGTACCGTTTATGTTCAAAGCTGTTTTCTAACCGGATTGACCTCTATTTTATACGCTTAATCGTTCACTTTCACTATTAATATGATGCTTCTACAAGCACTTACTGACTCTACTTTGGCAGCACCAGCCGCTAGCCAGGGACTTTCTATTATTGATCTGCTTGCAAAAGGAGGCTGGGTAATGTTTCCTCTCGGGCTGCTTTTTGTGGCCACTCTTTTTATAATCTTTGAGCGTTATTTAGGAATTGGGTCAAATGGAAAGATAGAACCACAATTTGTGGACAATGTAAAGGATTTTATTCAGCAGGGAAATCTTAAATCTGCGGAGTCGTCTTGCCGGAATCAGCACAATGCAGCAGGCCGTATTTTCGAACGCGCAATTGGTCGTATAGGTTATCCGATCAAAGATATTGAAACAAGCATTGAAAATGCCAGTCAGATAGAGATCCAGCGCATGGAAGGAAATCTTGCCTACCTCGGTGTAATTGCGGGTATAGCACCTATGCTTGGGTTTGTGGGTACAATCTCAGGGATTATTCGTATTTTCTATGACATTTCCATATCCAATGATTTCAATATCAGCACGATTGCAGGCGGTATGTATGAAAAAATGATCACGTCCGGATCAGGTCTGATCATTGGTCTGATCGCTTATGCGGGTTATCACTTGCTGAATATGAAAATTGACCGTTTTGCTTTGAGGTTACAAATGGCGGCTTCGGACTTCCTTGATGTACTGCAGAAACCAGTAGCTTCAAAGTAATATAACAGTCCTCATTCTATCATTCACTCATTGAAAATTGTTATATGAAGATACGTCGGAAGAGCCGGTTTGCCCCGGAGGTATTTACGAGCTCCCTCAGCGACATTATGTTTTTCCTGATGCTGTTCTTTTTGATCATTTCCACGATGTCCAATCCGAACGTGATCAAACTGATGTTACCAAAAGCGTCGGCTTCACAGCAGATGTACAAAAAACAAATTACCTTGTCAGTAGACGATAAAAAAGTTTATTATATTGATAAACAGGCAATTCCTTTTGAAAATCTGGAATTAGAGCTGAAAAATATATTCGCCGGAACAGAAGACAAGACCATTATTCTCAGAGTAGATAAAAACCTTGCGGTTCAGGATCTGGTGGATGTACTGGAACTTGGAGCCAAGCAGGAAATTAAAATGGTAATGGCAACATCAAAATAGCTTCGTCGGAACCTGCTCTCTTTTTATATTACGAAAAAAACCAAAATAAAACGCCTTGTGAACAAAAGTCACAAGGCGTTTTATTTTGCACTCTGATAAATTCTCTCGATAATTTCCTGTAAAATGGCACCTTCTTCTGCTGAACAAATATTGCTTGCCTTCCCATTACAAGCATCAACAAACGCGGTAGTATTTTGAAGCTGAATGTCGGTTTCCGTCAGATATGGAAAAGATACATCCGCCAGTTCTCCGGCCACCTCAGTAAATATCGAAAGCGGACGTAATATAGCGCCTGATTTCGTGCCAAAAACTTCAAGATTAACCGTTTCTTCTTCCTGTCTGTTCAACGCAAATGAACTGGAAAGCATGATACTTGCATTATCCGGAAAAGACAAATAAGCAAAACAGGCATCTTCCACTTCAAATTTTTCGGGATCCCAGTCCCCTTTTAGTCCCTTGCCACCTGCTTTTCCAATGAAATCATAAACATTAGCTACAATGCGATCTGGCATCTGATAATCAAGCATACCCAATGCAAGATCCAAAACGTGCACACCCAGATCAATCAGTGCCCCACCACCCTGAATGGCTTTATTTGTGAAATTACCCCAGCCTGGTATTCCTCTGCGTCGAAGAAAATTAGCCTTAATATGATATACTTCTCCAAACCTGCCCTGTTGCAGAAATTTCTGCAATAAAATATACTCCGGCGATTGCCTCCGCTGAAAATTATAAGCCAGTACTTTTCCTTTTTCCTGTGCGAGATCAGCCATTTCTTTTGCTTCCTTCGCATTCATTGCAGGTGGTTTTTCGCATAACACGTGGCACCCGTTTTCAAGTGCCTGCATCGTATACGGATAGTGCAGATTATTAGCAGTGCAATTGATGACCAGATCAGGCTTTTGCTCGTTATTAAACATTTCTTCAGCGCTGTCGAATGCAAACGGAATATTATATTTTTCTGCCAGCGCTCTTGCTTTGTTAATATCACGACTACAAACAGCAATGACTTCTACCTGGTCTTTTAATGCCTTTAATGCCGGAATATGGTTTTGATCGGCAATATGTCCGCCACCAATAATGGCTGCTTTGAGAAGTGACATTCAGTTGAGGTGTTTAGGTTAGTTTTATTTTAAACAAAAATATCGAAACATAATTTACAGTTGCCATAAAAAGTTAAATGCCCGGCTTGGAAAGCGCGGGCATTTAGTATAAAATCAATTATTTACTCCTTTTCTAAGGCTTCCTTGTTGTAATTTGTGCTGGCTGCACGCTGTAATTCATAAAAGTAGAAGTCGTTTGCTTGAACTGATTACTATTAGGCTCAGAATTTAACACAATGTCGTCAACATATTCAACCTTCCTGCTGAGAAATTTTCCAATTTCTGTCATGGTTGGAAGCGTATATTTTTCAGCTTCAGTTTCCTCTGTTTTGTTATAATTGTTAAAACCCTGGCGTTTGTCGCTGGTACCATTCGAATTTGTTTTGTTAAGTGCAAACCGAATAAATATGCTGTATTCACTTCTTAATGGATTCCCGTTTTGTATGGCAGGTTTCCAGTTGGGCATATTCAAAATTACCCTGGTTGCTTCGTCATCTATCCCAAATCCCAATCCTTTAATAATTTTAGGTTTCCGGATCTCTCCATATTCGTTCACAATAAAAGAGATTAGTACAGTTCCACTGATGTTGGCTTTGGAAGCTTCAGAAGGATACCTGATATTTTGAGCCAGGAATTTTATCATCTCTGGGTTTCCTCCCGGAAATTCTGCTTTTTCTTCAACAACAGAAAATTCTTTTATACGGTTTGTTGGGTTTTGTTGGCTTTCCTCTCTGTCAGTATGGATAGTTGGTGTGTAACCGGCAACTTCGACTCCATCAATAACATTCTGTTCGGATATAAGTTTAACAGTATAATCTAAAAATTTTGACCTCCCTATTCTGATTTCATAGGATTGGTAATTGACATGACTTACAACAATCTGACTAAATGCTGGGACGTCTTTTAATTCAAATTTGCCATTCTCGTCTGTTAGAGTTCCCCTGGTTGATCCTTTCAAAATTACAGTCGCATTCGGAACAAAATTCCCGTTTTCATTTTTGACTGTTCCCCTTACAATCACTTTTTCCTCTTGGGATTCATGATTCAATTGTACATTGGATTTTTGAACTGAATGATTCGCTGCACTACCAAAAGGTTCTCCCAGATCCAGAGTTTCTTTGATGGATCGGACAATCTTTATTTCCGCTGGCATTATCGCATGTTTACGCGCAGCAGTTAAAGCCGTCATAATTCCGATAACAGGAATGATTATGAAGTATTTACTTAATAACCATTTCGAAGTACGGTTTTTATAAATCATCCTGATCCGTGTTTTAAGTAAAGAAGATTTGAAGAAATGATTGGTGAGCGACTTAACGGGAGAGTTTAAAGCATAGGAGACCAGAAAAGTTGTGTAATGCTCCCGGTTCGGAGCTTCTTCATCTGCCAGATATTCATGTACTTCCTGTAAGGAATGCTTATAAAACCATAATACAGGATTGAACCAAAATACAATTTTGAGCGATTCGATAAGCAGAATATCTAAACTGTGGCGCTGTTTGATATGAATGCTTTCATGTCGGAGAATGGTATCAAGATGATTTTCGTAATCATTACAACTTACAACCAGCCATTTTAGGAAGGAAAATGACCCGATACCGGAACCGGCTGGCTGATAATCAGGTAATAAAATCAGGTTATAATCTTCGAATTTTATGCTTTCGCCCTGTTTTATGATTGAAAATATCTTGTAAAATCCACGAAGTAATTGATAAAGCATGAAACAAACACCAAAGCCATACATTATCCGGACAATGAATATCCATTCCACGGGTTGGTCAGGAATTATAGAAGTAGCTGTTAAAATTGGAGAAACTATTATTGGAACCTGCGTTATGGAGGCACTGTAAACGGTTTTGGGAATGACGATTTCTACGGGCCCGGGAAATTTCACAATTGGCAAAATGAATGCAATCAGCAAAGATCCGCTCAGATAGAATCTGTTCCATTGGAAAAATGTATGATTACGGAAGAGTAACCAATAGCATGCATAAAATAAGAGCCAGTACAAGTTTACTTTCCCTAAGTAAATTAATAACTCCATTTTACTATTTTTTCATAATGATAGATACCACTCCACCTTTGCCTCTTTCTCCATATGCACTTATAGCGGCCTGGTCTTTTAAGACAGATACAGACTGCACTTTTTCAGAATCAATTTTCTTTATAACATCAGGATCTTCTTCAATCTTCCCATCAATAACGTAAACAGGATTGCCCCCGGTAACACTGATCAATTGTTGTCTATTTTTTTGGTATGATTCAATTATTCTGCCATTTGTCATCAATGCCGCTTCGGATTTATCAGGATTATTAAACACTTTTTTAATATCTGATACCTTTTTGGCACCTTTCAGCTCAAAGTTGATGGGCAAATTATAGCGCACATTAACTGGAATTCCACCTTGCTTACCTGGCTGCCATTTTGGAAATGCCTTCAATACTCTTACTGCTTCTGCATCACATCCGTAACCGACACCTTTCAAAACTATAATATCTTCAATTTCGCCAGTCGCGGTAACTACAAAGGACAGGAATACACGTCCGCCAACATTGGCTGTTGCCGCTGCCTCGGGATATTTAATATTATTACCCAGAAATTCATACATAGCCTTTGTACCACCAGGAAACTCAGGCTGCTCTTCAACCACTGTGAAAATTTTCCTGTCAGTTACATTCACATTTTCCGGAGCCGAATTCTCGCTCAGATATGCATATGATTTTAAACTATTATGTCCCAAAGGTGCTAACACAGCGTAAATTGAAGTCTGATTGGTGATTTGAACGGTTAAATTCTGAAAACCTTTACCACTTATTTTAAGCGAACTATTTTCCGGGGCCTGGATCGTGTAATTACCCTCACTGTCTGTAATTGCTCCGTTATGCTTCCCGGCAACAATCATGGCACCTGAAATGCCTTTTTTATCCGAATCAACAATTCTGCCTTTTATTGAAACCTTATCCATACTCTCATTACTGACGTTTTCAGCATCATATTTCTCCCGCTCACAACCAGCAACAAACAGAGCTATTGTTCCTATAAGTAATACTGCTGCTAAATAAGAACTTAATAGCCATTTAGAACTACGATTTTTATAGATCATCTGAATCCGGGTTTTGATTTGAGATGGTTTGAAAAAATGATTAGTCAACGAGGCAATTGGTGCATTTAAAGCATAAGAGACCAGAAATGTTGCATAATTTTCCCGGTTGGCAGCTTCGGCATCAGCCAGAAATTCGTGTACTTCCTGTAAGGATTTTTTATACAGTATCAGTATCGGGTTGAACCAAAATAATATTTTCATCAATTCAATGAACAATATATCCCAGCTATGGCCCTGTTGCATGTGAACCATCTCATGCCTTAAAATGGCATCAAAATGATTTTCATAATCGTTACGGTTTACAACGATCCATTTTAGAAATGAGAAAGAACCGACATGGTTCGAATTGATCAAAATGATTTTACCCACTTCCATATCTATTTGTTCACCTTCATTTAGAAAGCCATTAAGCTGACGGACATGGTTATACAATTTAAAACTCATGAACAATATGCCTGTGATGTAAAGCAATCCAACGAGATTTGTCCAGGTAAATAGTGAAACCTGTTCATTCTGAACTGTTGAAACAACAAATGACGGACTGCTTACTTCATAAATAACGGGAATTGCAGGAGCAGATTCGGGATAAATTATAAAAGGAAGCGCAAATGAAATAAGAAGTGAGGCAATCAGATATATCCGGTTCCAGACAAAGAATGTTTGCCGGCGAAGAAATAACTGATAACAAACGTAAAATAACGTCCAGTACAAGCTTACTTTTCCTGCATAAATAAGAATTTCCATAACAAACAATAATTAAGGTTCATTTTTATGTTCATTGATCAGTTTCATAATCTCTTCGAGATCTTTCGATTTCAGATCATTTTCTTTTACAAAAAATGAAACGAGGTTTGGCAAAGAATTATCAAAGTAATTGACCATCAGCTGCTGCATCTCGAAGCGTTTGTATTCTTCTTCACTAATCAGCGGGTAGTATTCATGGGTTTTTCCGTAGGCCGTGTAACCAACAACTTCCTTTTTCTCTAAAATCCTGATAATAGTTGATACCGTGTTATAGGCTGGTTTCGGTTCCGGCATTTCGGCAAGTATATCCTTTACAAAAGCTTTTTTCAATTGCCAGAGAATGCGCATAATCTCTTCCTCTGCGCGGGTCAATGTGCGTATTTCCATTGTTATATATTTGTATTACCTGTATTAAAATTGGTTTTCAAAGTTATTACTATTTTATTAGTTTCAAAACTATTTTATTAGTTATTTAAATCAAATAAAAAAACAATGAAGATTTCTCATTGTTTTTTACTTAAATTCTCATCTGGACTGATCAGGCAAATTCCGAACCTTCCTGTTTTAAATAATTCCCTACATTGAAGATTATACCATCAAAAATTTCAACGTCTTTATCCCAATCCTGTATTTCCCAATTGCCATGCGGCGTAGCAATCATTATATTTCTAGATTCACTCAAAAACCAGATGACCTTTTCGGCCCCAAATTCCAATAGTTTCCTGGTTTTAAGAAAAATATAGCTGTGTTCAGTAAATCCCTCCAATTCAATATCAAGATCTATTTCAATTGAAATTTTAGGCGGAACATTTGAATAATGTTTATTGATCTTATCAATAGTCAGCACTTTTTTATCAAAAATGAGAATATCCCCTGCCAGGTTATTCCTACGGTCTAAATGCAGCCCGGCTTCATTAGTCGCAATAATATATTTAGTCCTGTCAATATTGGGATAAAGTATACCAAGAAGATAATCAATGATAAAAAACTGCAAAGAACTTGAACCCATAATATCCTCGATATTTTTGGTTTTGGCCAATACTTCCCGATAGCCTTTGCGGTATAATGGCTTGCCGTCTATTATTTCATGGATCAAAACGCTGGGTATATTCTTTGCAGGGATTTTTTGCAAAACCTTGCGTGGGCCTGGTGAAGCTATCATGACTCAATTAGTTTACTTTACCAATATATGCAGAATATCGGTAAAGCCTGCAATTCACTAACAAATATTGAAACATGGCACACAGCAGTAAAACAAGCCGGATTATAAATATAAAAAGCAACAGAGAAACTCTCTGCTGCTTTTTATAAACCTTAATTATGTTTTTATTCTACCACACTCAGTTTAACTGTGTTGGTTTTACGTTGTCTTGAAACGGGCATACTTAATGTGTTAATGAAAACATCACCTTTCTGCAATTCACCTTTTTCGATCAGGAACAATTTAATATCCTCAATCAGGTCATCCGTAGATACATCCTGGTCGCGGTCATAA from Dyadobacter sp. NIV53 carries:
- a CDS encoding Uma2 family endonuclease; this encodes MMPTATQTIYTETEYFQMEEKAVYKSEYFRGEIFMMAGGTPNHNRIKENVSIEIGIILKRRKSCRSYSSDQRIHIPENSLYTYPDIAVICGPNKYSEKDKNTIINPTVIIEVVFDSTGAYDRGDKFRHYRDIESLQEYILVNSINVGVEIYRRTEDNHWLLAESAYKLSDTTTIQSIEASLLLSDLYDGTENVKEGWITREA
- a CDS encoding BlaI/MecI/CopY family transcriptional regulator, translating into MEIRTLTRAEEEIMRILWQLKKAFVKDILAEMPEPKPAYNTVSTIIRILEKKEVVGYTAYGKTHEYYPLISEEEYKRFEMQQLMVNYFDNSLPNLVSFFVKENDLKSKDLEEIMKLINEHKNEP
- a CDS encoding TonB family protein produces the protein MEILIYAGKVSLYWTLFYVCYQLFLRRQTFFVWNRIYLIASLLISFALPFIIYPESAPAIPVIYEVSSPSFVVSTVQNEQVSLFTWTNLVGLLYITGILFMSFKLYNHVRQLNGFLNEGEQIDMEVGKIILINSNHVGSFSFLKWIVVNRNDYENHFDAILRHEMVHMQQGHSWDILFIELMKILFWFNPILILYKKSLQEVHEFLADAEAANRENYATFLVSYALNAPIASLTNHFFKPSQIKTRIQMIYKNRSSKWLLSSYLAAVLLIGTIALFVAGCEREKYDAENVSNESMDKVSIKGRIVDSDKKGISGAMIVAGKHNGAITDSEGNYTIQAPENSSLKISGKGFQNLTVQITNQTSIYAVLAPLGHNSLKSYAYLSENSAPENVNVTDRKIFTVVEEQPEFPGGTKAMYEFLGNNIKYPEAAATANVGGRVFLSFVVTATGEIEDIIVLKGVGYGCDAEAVRVLKAFPKWQPGKQGGIPVNVRYNLPINFELKGAKKVSDIKKVFNNPDKSEAALMTNGRIIESYQKNRQQLISVTGGNPVYVIDGKIEEDPDVIKKIDSEKVQSVSVLKDQAAISAYGERGKGGVVSIIMKK
- a CDS encoding Gfo/Idh/MocA family protein, whose protein sequence is MSLLKAAIIGGGHIADQNHIPALKALKDQVEVIAVCSRDINKARALAEKYNIPFAFDSAEEMFNNEQKPDLVINCTANNLHYPYTMQALENGCHVLCEKPPAMNAKEAKEMADLAQEKGKVLAYNFQRRQSPEYILLQKFLQQGRFGEVYHIKANFLRRRGIPGWGNFTNKAIQGGGALIDLGVHVLDLALGMLDYQMPDRIVANVYDFIGKAGGKGLKGDWDPEKFEVEDACFAYLSFPDNASIMLSSSFALNRQEEETVNLEVFGTKSGAILRPLSIFTEVAGELADVSFPYLTETDIQLQNTTAFVDACNGKASNICSAEEGAILQEIIERIYQSAK
- a CDS encoding biopolymer transporter ExbD, whose amino-acid sequence is MKIRRKSRFAPEVFTSSLSDIMFFLMLFFLIISTMSNPNVIKLMLPKASASQQMYKKQITLSVDDKKVYYIDKQAIPFENLELELKNIFAGTEDKTIILRVDKNLAVQDLVDVLELGAKQEIKMVMATSK
- a CDS encoding MotA/TolQ/ExbB proton channel family protein; translated protein: MMLLQALTDSTLAAPAASQGLSIIDLLAKGGWVMFPLGLLFVATLFIIFERYLGIGSNGKIEPQFVDNVKDFIQQGNLKSAESSCRNQHNAAGRIFERAIGRIGYPIKDIETSIENASQIEIQRMEGNLAYLGVIAGIAPMLGFVGTISGIIRIFYDISISNDFNISTIAGGMYEKMITSGSGLIIGLIAYAGYHLLNMKIDRFALRLQMAASDFLDVLQKPVASK
- a CDS encoding M56 family metallopeptidase, producing the protein MELLIYLGKVNLYWLLFYACYWLLFRNHTFFQWNRFYLSGSLLIAFILPIVKFPGPVEIVIPKTVYSASITQVPIIVSPILTATSIIPDQPVEWIFIVRIMYGFGVCFMLYQLLRGFYKIFSIIKQGESIKFEDYNLILLPDYQPAGSGIGSFSFLKWLVVSCNDYENHLDTILRHESIHIKQRHSLDILLIESLKIVFWFNPVLWFYKHSLQEVHEYLADEEAPNREHYTTFLVSYALNSPVKSLTNHFFKSSLLKTRIRMIYKNRTSKWLLSKYFIIIPVIGIMTALTAARKHAIMPAEIKIVRSIKETLDLGEPFGSAANHSVQKSNVQLNHESQEEKVIVRGTVKNENGNFVPNATVILKGSTRGTLTDENGKFELKDVPAFSQIVVSHVNYQSYEIRIGRSKFLDYTVKLISEQNVIDGVEVAGYTPTIHTDREESQQNPTNRIKEFSVVEEKAEFPGGNPEMIKFLAQNIRYPSEASKANISGTVLISFIVNEYGEIRKPKIIKGLGFGIDDEATRVILNMPNWKPAIQNGNPLRSEYSIFIRFALNKTNSNGTSDKRQGFNNYNKTEETEAEKYTLPTMTEIGKFLSRKVEYVDDIVLNSEPNSNQFKQTTSTFMNYSVQPAQITTRKP
- a CDS encoding Uma2 family endonuclease, which codes for MIASPGPRKVLQKIPAKNIPSVLIHEIIDGKPLYRKGYREVLAKTKNIEDIMGSSSLQFFIIDYLLGILYPNIDRTKYIIATNEAGLHLDRRNNLAGDILIFDKKVLTIDKINKHYSNVPPKISIEIDLDIELEGFTEHSYIFLKTRKLLEFGAEKVIWFLSESRNIMIATPHGNWEIQDWDKDVEIFDGIIFNVGNYLKQEGSEFA